From the genome of Methanorbis furvi, one region includes:
- a CDS encoding DUF1922 domain-containing protein: MSTYRVIRCPGCYQFTYTDQYGKWKLCPVCGEVITVDKVPVYLEVDDFSQAEILIKEVERYLYRSGRLDLTPTEVNLIREKYLAWLESAA; this comes from the coding sequence ATGAGTACGTATCGCGTTATCCGCTGCCCGGGCTGCTATCAGTTTACCTACACGGATCAGTACGGCAAGTGGAAGCTCTGCCCTGTCTGCGGAGAAGTGATAACGGTTGATAAGGTTCCGGTCTATTTAGAGGTGGATGATTTTTCCCAGGCTGAAATTTTGATAAAAGAGGTGGAAAGATATCTGTACCGGAGCGGACGGCTGGACCTTACCCCTACCGAAGTAAATCTGATACGGGAAAAATATCTTGCCTGGCTTGAGTCAGCCGCGTAA
- a CDS encoding prolyl-tRNA synthetase associated domain-containing protein: MNPEDTVFTLLDSRGCPYQTTSHPVAYTYEDMVNLGVTEKGEVCKNLFLRDAKGRRHFLVVMCGKKSADLKTLAEKIGSTALSFASAERLTKYLNLSRGEVTPFGILNDTESAVEVVFDADLKKTPCIGIHPNTNTITVWITYEDVRKIVSEHGNKVIEIEI; this comes from the coding sequence ATGAATCCTGAAGACACCGTATTTACCCTGCTCGACAGCAGAGGCTGTCCCTACCAGACAACCAGCCATCCGGTGGCATACACCTATGAGGACATGGTAAACCTCGGAGTCACCGAAAAGGGCGAGGTCTGCAAAAATCTTTTTTTACGCGACGCCAAAGGAAGACGACACTTCCTTGTCGTCATGTGCGGCAAAAAATCCGCTGACCTCAAAACACTCGCAGAAAAAATCGGATCAACTGCGTTAAGCTTTGCATCAGCAGAACGCCTGACAAAATACCTGAACCTCTCCCGCGGAGAAGTCACACCGTTCGGCATACTCAACGACACAGAGTCAGCAGTCGAAGTGGTGTTTGATGCAGACCTGAAGAAAACTCCTTGCATCGGTATTCATCCAAACACGAACACGATTACTGTCTGGATTACGTACGAAGATGTCAGAAAAATCGTCAGCGAACACGGCAACAAAGTTATTGAAATTGAGATATGA
- a CDS encoding coenzyme F420-0:L-glutamate ligase — translation MSVQVTGVTGVPIIQKGDDLPSIICANTSFADGDIICIASTIVSKSKGYTHALASITPSADAKRIAAKTKEDPRFVQAVLDSSTDIIIEYPFILSELPFGHIGVRAGVDNSNIEGENIIVLPKDPMGEAKEIRDKIYQICGKHVGVIVTDTCGRAFRRGQTGNAIGWAGMTAIRDFRGDHDLFGLELEITEEAVVDEIAAFSNFIMGESNNGIPVVKFSGCEAWKGHDSLYFTKEEDLIRKSLQK, via the coding sequence ATGTCAGTTCAGGTAACCGGAGTTACAGGAGTTCCAATCATCCAAAAAGGTGATGATCTCCCTTCAATAATCTGCGCAAACACCAGTTTCGCAGACGGCGACATCATCTGCATCGCCTCCACCATCGTATCAAAATCCAAAGGATACACCCATGCCCTTGCAAGCATCACCCCGTCAGCAGATGCCAAAAGAATCGCAGCCAAAACAAAAGAAGACCCGCGGTTCGTTCAGGCAGTCCTTGACTCATCCACAGACATCATCATCGAATACCCGTTCATCCTCTCTGAACTACCGTTCGGACACATCGGCGTGCGCGCAGGTGTTGACAACAGCAACATCGAAGGAGAAAACATCATCGTACTGCCCAAAGACCCGATGGGAGAGGCAAAAGAGATCAGAGACAAAATTTACCAAATCTGCGGCAAACATGTCGGCGTAATTGTCACCGACACCTGCGGCCGTGCATTCCGCCGCGGCCAGACCGGCAACGCCATCGGCTGGGCAGGAATGACCGCAATCCGTGACTTCCGCGGAGACCATGACCTCTTCGGTCTGGAACTTGAGATCACCGAAGAAGCAGTTGTCGACGAGATTGCTGCATTCTCCAACTTCATCATGGGCGAAAGTAACAACGGCATTCCGGTCGTCAAATTCTCCGGCTGCGAGGCATGGAAAGGTCACGACTCCCTGTACTTCACCAAAGAAGAGGACCTGATCCGAAAATCCCTGCAAAAATAA
- a CDS encoding DNA helicase PriA, giving the protein MVVEHICGFKKEIFCRECGTELIQNSRGQLMCPKCGRRPAILCPQCGRLW; this is encoded by the coding sequence ATGGTCGTCGAACATATCTGCGGTTTCAAAAAAGAGATCTTTTGCCGGGAGTGCGGGACCGAACTTATCCAGAATTCGCGCGGGCAGTTAATGTGCCCGAAATGCGGTCGCCGTCCGGCAATTCTCTGTCCCCAGTGCGGCAGGCTCTGGTAA
- a CDS encoding preprotein translocase subunit Sec61beta — protein MAKKSGRGLSSSAGLVTYYDADNRKAVHIGPKTVLIVAAAVGVAIYLLNLFF, from the coding sequence ATGGCAAAGAAGTCGGGCAGAGGATTAAGTTCATCCGCAGGTCTTGTCACATATTATGACGCTGACAACCGGAAAGCAGTCCACATCGGTCCAAAGACCGTGCTGATTGTTGCGGCGGCTGTTGGTGTAGCAATATACCTGCTGAACCTGTTCTTCTAA